Proteins from a single region of Halorubrum sp. 2020YC2:
- a CDS encoding putative sulfate exporter family transporter, with protein sequence MTGALEAVRAYLPGLALLAGGALAATLLADAVSGLQPLVVAVAIGVVVGNTVGVPEVAEPGVGVDKLFLETGIVLLGAAVAVEEFLAAGPTVLGLVVAFVAGGLLFAEVVARGLFRIGSPTSSLLAAGASICGVSAVVAIGRVLDARGAAITFAAATILLFDAATLVAFPLAGEWLGLTGRQFGVWAGVSMFSTGPVAAAGFAYSPEAGQWATVTKLARNSLLGGVAVAYSLAYTARSAADPGVRRLWAEFPKFLLGFLIVAAVANGGLLSPAALDSLGRVSDALFALAFVGLGLSIRVDDMRAVGAAPVGAVLVHLLVVSAVALAAVRWLL encoded by the coding sequence GTGACGGGGGCTCTCGAGGCGGTCCGAGCGTACCTGCCCGGCCTCGCGCTGCTCGCGGGCGGCGCCCTCGCCGCGACGCTCCTCGCGGACGCGGTTTCCGGCCTCCAACCCCTCGTCGTCGCCGTCGCGATCGGGGTGGTCGTCGGGAACACGGTCGGGGTTCCCGAGGTCGCGGAGCCGGGCGTCGGCGTCGACAAACTGTTCTTGGAGACCGGCATCGTGCTGCTCGGCGCCGCGGTCGCGGTCGAGGAGTTCCTCGCCGCGGGACCGACCGTCCTCGGATTAGTGGTGGCGTTCGTCGCGGGTGGACTCCTGTTCGCGGAGGTCGTCGCGCGCGGCCTCTTCCGGATCGGATCGCCTACCTCGTCGCTTCTCGCGGCCGGCGCGAGCATCTGCGGCGTCTCCGCGGTCGTCGCGATCGGGAGGGTGCTGGACGCCCGGGGCGCCGCGATCACCTTCGCGGCCGCGACGATACTGCTGTTCGACGCCGCGACGCTCGTCGCGTTCCCGCTGGCGGGCGAGTGGCTCGGGCTCACCGGTCGGCAGTTCGGCGTCTGGGCGGGCGTGAGCATGTTCTCGACCGGGCCCGTCGCGGCCGCGGGGTTCGCCTACTCGCCCGAGGCCGGCCAGTGGGCGACCGTGACGAAACTGGCGCGCAACTCGCTTCTGGGCGGCGTCGCGGTCGCGTACTCGCTGGCGTACACGGCGCGGTCGGCCGCCGACCCGGGCGTCCGACGGCTCTGGGCGGAGTTCCCGAAGTTCCTGCTCGGGTTCCTGATCGTCGCGGCGGTCGCCAACGGGGGGCTGCTCTCGCCGGCCGCGCTCGACTCTCTCGGCCGCGTCTCGGACGCGCTGTTCGCGCTGGCGTTCGTCGGTCTCGGGCTCTCGATCCGGGTCGACGACATGCGCGCGGTGGGGGCCGCGCCCGTCGGCGCGGTGCTGGTCCACCTGCTCGTCGTGAGCGCGGTCGCGCTCGCGGCGGTGCGCTGGCTGCTTTGA
- a CDS encoding bZIP transcription factor yields the protein MSNRVEDLERQVAELQAAVNGLTEELVEMKERVRQLEDERAVAVEADAADAERPAGESDGPAAESAADEPAPGGERTTHSDDHVDVFESVEDPSDDASTAADATEEADVIVPEQSATTPDAETATDEADDDETESSEGDDIIVA from the coding sequence ATGAGCAACCGCGTCGAGGACCTCGAACGGCAGGTCGCGGAGCTACAGGCGGCGGTCAACGGACTCACCGAAGAGCTCGTCGAGATGAAAGAGCGCGTCCGACAGCTGGAGGACGAACGCGCGGTCGCGGTCGAGGCGGACGCGGCCGACGCCGAGCGCCCGGCGGGCGAGTCCGACGGCCCCGCGGCCGAATCGGCGGCGGACGAGCCGGCGCCCGGCGGCGAGCGGACGACCCACTCCGACGACCACGTCGACGTCTTCGAGTCCGTCGAGGACCCGTCCGACGACGCGTCGACCGCGGCCGACGCGACCGAGGAAGCGGACGTCATCGTGCCCGAGCAGTCCGCGACGACGCCCGACGCGGAGACGGCGACGGACGAGGCCGACGACGACGAGACCGAGTCGAGCGAGGGCGACGACATCATCGTCGCGTGA
- a CDS encoding ScpA family protein produces the protein MTEEGGDRGSSADADGGVPDLDLTSERDGADPFGGGSSSDDDPDSTADSGPEVAGVSPPDETDDDEVEPVELLVQLAEEGEIEPWDIDIVQVTDTFLEKLDETDLRTTGRALFYASVLLRMKSDGMLADDDDEEPEPEPWEVAMEGGAPDPAADGFDPVDKLEEEIDRRLDRKNTRGSPETLDELVRELREAERGSWWKESREYDTAESPHGHARGTQTLDYHAGDEFRQDGEPTAGDATDRTHDEDIEEVIVEIDNALRSHFDRGRTEVLFAEIETAGGRPFMTYLALLFMAHRGSVRLQQDDLFGDLWVKDPAAMTGESEAIAD, from the coding sequence ATGACTGAGGAGGGCGGTGACCGGGGGTCGAGCGCCGACGCCGACGGCGGCGTCCCCGACCTCGACCTGACGAGCGAGCGCGACGGCGCGGACCCGTTCGGCGGCGGCTCGTCGTCCGACGACGACCCGGACTCGACCGCCGACTCCGGTCCGGAGGTGGCCGGCGTCTCACCGCCCGACGAGACCGACGACGACGAGGTCGAGCCGGTCGAGCTCCTCGTCCAACTCGCGGAGGAGGGCGAGATCGAGCCGTGGGACATCGACATCGTACAGGTGACGGACACCTTCTTAGAGAAGCTCGACGAGACGGACCTCCGGACGACCGGACGGGCGCTGTTCTACGCCAGCGTCTTACTCCGGATGAAGAGCGACGGCATGCTGGCGGACGACGACGACGAGGAGCCGGAGCCGGAGCCGTGGGAGGTCGCGATGGAGGGCGGCGCGCCCGACCCGGCCGCCGACGGGTTCGACCCGGTCGACAAGCTGGAAGAAGAGATCGACCGCCGGCTCGACCGCAAGAACACCCGCGGGTCGCCGGAGACGCTCGACGAACTGGTCCGCGAGCTGCGCGAGGCCGAGCGCGGCTCGTGGTGGAAGGAGTCCCGCGAGTACGACACCGCGGAGTCGCCGCACGGCCACGCCCGCGGCACGCAGACGCTCGACTACCACGCCGGCGACGAGTTCCGGCAGGACGGGGAGCCGACCGCGGGCGACGCGACCGACCGCACCCACGACGAGGACATCGAGGAGGTGATCGTGGAGATCGACAACGCCCTCCGGAGCCACTTCGATCGGGGGCGCACGGAGGTGCTGTTCGCGGAGATCGAGACCGCGGGCGGCCGCCCGTTCATGACGTACCTCGCGCTGCTTTTCATGGCGCACCGCGGCTCGGTCCGACTCCAGCAGGACGACCTGTTCGGCGACCTGTGGGTGAAAGACCCGGCGGCGATGACCGGCGAGTCGGAAGCGATCGCGGACTAG
- the ftsZ gene encoding cell division protein FtsZ — MQDLVQDALDNAEAEKRDMDVDMDDDEFGDPRIVIVGAGGAGNNTVNRLYNIGVDGADTVAINTDKQHLKMIEADTKILVGKSLTQGLGAGGDPKMGERATEMAQGTIKEVLGDADLVFVTAGMGGGTGTGAAPVVSKIAKEQGAIVVGMVSTPFNVERARTVKAEEGLETLRNEADSIIVLDNNRLLDYVPNLPIGKAFSVMDQIIAETVKGISETITQPSLINLDYADMSTIMDQGGVAVMLVGETQDKNKTQEVVNDAMNHPLLDVDYRGASGGLVHITGGPDLTLKEAEGIANNITERLEASANVIWGARIQEEYKGKVRVMAIMTGVQSAQVLGPSTQKQADKSRAAVNGDDLGDSRQRAAEANDAAGGRGDRGEAAVSGGTERNAWESDGGSEPIEKNNGLDVIR; from the coding sequence ATGCAAGATCTCGTTCAGGACGCCCTTGACAACGCGGAAGCGGAGAAGCGCGACATGGACGTCGACATGGACGACGACGAGTTCGGGGACCCCCGGATCGTCATCGTCGGCGCCGGCGGCGCCGGGAACAACACGGTCAACCGGCTGTACAACATCGGCGTCGACGGCGCCGACACCGTCGCCATCAACACGGACAAACAGCACCTCAAGATGATCGAGGCCGACACCAAGATCCTCGTGGGCAAGTCGCTCACGCAGGGGCTCGGCGCCGGCGGCGACCCCAAGATGGGCGAGCGCGCCACCGAGATGGCTCAGGGCACGATAAAGGAGGTGCTCGGTGACGCCGACCTCGTCTTCGTCACCGCCGGCATGGGCGGCGGCACGGGCACCGGCGCGGCGCCGGTCGTCTCGAAGATCGCCAAAGAGCAGGGCGCCATCGTGGTCGGGATGGTCTCGACGCCGTTCAACGTCGAGCGCGCCCGCACGGTGAAAGCCGAGGAGGGGTTAGAGACCCTCCGCAACGAGGCCGACTCGATCATCGTCCTCGACAACAACCGGCTCCTCGATTACGTCCCGAACCTGCCGATCGGGAAGGCGTTCTCCGTGATGGACCAGATCATCGCGGAGACGGTCAAGGGGATCTCGGAGACGATCACCCAGCCGAGCCTCATCAACCTCGACTACGCCGACATGTCGACGATCATGGACCAGGGCGGCGTCGCGGTCATGCTCGTCGGCGAGACGCAAGACAAGAACAAGACCCAAGAGGTGGTCAACGACGCGATGAACCACCCGCTGCTCGACGTGGACTACCGCGGCGCCTCGGGCGGACTCGTCCACATCACTGGCGGCCCGGACCTCACGCTGAAGGAGGCCGAGGGGATCGCGAACAACATCACCGAGCGGCTGGAGGCGAGCGCCAACGTGATCTGGGGCGCCCGCATCCAAGAGGAGTACAAGGGGAAGGTGCGCGTCATGGCGATCATGACGGGCGTCCAGAGCGCGCAGGTGCTCGGCCCCTCGACCCAGAAGCAGGCGGACAAGTCCCGGGCGGCGGTCAACGGCGACGACCTCGGCGACTCGCGCCAGCGGGCGGCCGAGGCGAACGACGCCGCGGGCGGCCGCGGCGACAGGGGCGAGGCGGCGGTCTCCGGCGGCACCGAGCGCAACGCGTGGGAGTCCGACGGCGGTAGCGAGCCGATCGAGAAGAACAACGGGCTGGACGTCATCCGCTAG
- a CDS encoding ribbon-helix-helix domain-containing protein, with the protein MERVTLRIPKQQIDEVEQMVETGEFPNRSEAIRSAVRDMLNEQDGDRDERGRNRNWAKV; encoded by the coding sequence ATGGAGCGTGTGACACTACGAATCCCGAAACAGCAGATCGACGAGGTCGAACAGATGGTGGAGACGGGCGAGTTCCCGAACCGGAGCGAGGCGATCCGGTCGGCCGTCCGCGACATGTTGAACGAACAGGACGGCGACCGCGACGAGCGCGGCCGCAACCGCAACTGGGCGAAGGTGTAA
- a CDS encoding zinc ribbon domain-containing protein — protein MSKITFRADDGLVDRLEACDASKSEVMRKALRTYLDGDDPAASDASDAPAESVDDALAERVDELIAERLDAALDERLGPTGGAATPTRSPGSAGDINVNVTLDAPSAEFDESEADVGATRETAGAPEPDTRKTDGSPSAQTRANVCGGCGENVPSDHVYCPNCGEKQSHRAFCECGDEIRTDWAFCPGCGRRTPAADVLNDR, from the coding sequence ATGAGCAAGATCACCTTCCGGGCGGACGACGGGCTCGTCGACCGGCTGGAAGCGTGTGACGCCTCGAAGAGCGAGGTGATGCGGAAGGCGCTGCGGACGTACCTCGACGGGGACGACCCCGCCGCGTCGGACGCGTCCGACGCGCCCGCCGAGAGCGTCGACGACGCCCTCGCGGAGCGGGTCGACGAGCTGATCGCGGAGCGGCTCGACGCCGCCCTCGACGAGCGGTTGGGTCCGACGGGCGGCGCCGCGACGCCGACGCGGTCGCCCGGAAGCGCCGGCGACATCAACGTAAACGTCACGCTCGACGCTCCGAGTGCCGAATTCGACGAGTCGGAGGCGGACGTCGGCGCGACGCGCGAGACGGCCGGCGCTCCGGAGCCGGACACGCGTAAGACGGACGGGAGCCCGAGCGCGCAAACGCGAGCGAACGTCTGCGGCGGATGTGGCGAAAACGTGCCGTCAGACCACGTGTACTGCCCGAACTGCGGGGAAAAGCAGTCCCACAGGGCGTTCTGCGAGTGCGGCGACGAGATCCGGACGGACTGGGCGTTCTGCCCCGGCTGCGGGCGCCGAACCCCCGCTGCGGACGTGTTGAACGACCGGTGA
- the smc gene encoding chromosome segregation protein SMC: MHITEVVLDGFKSFGRTTRIPFYEDFTVVTGPNGSGKSNIIDGVLFALGLARTRGIRAKKLTDLIYNPGHDDGEAADGPNEASVTVVLSNEDGTLDRSQVVSAAGTENVGDVSEITIKRRVKETEDNYYSYYYLNGRSVNLSDVQDLLAAAGVTPEGYNVVMQGDVTEIINMTPYQRRGIIDEIAGVAEFDEKKEAAYEELDTVEDRIGEADLRIGEKEDRLDQLADERETALQYQDLREELEEYRGFRKASELEEKRESLAAVEADIDEAEADLDELRTELDARQGKLTRLEEDLADLNHEIETKGEEEQIEIRSEIEEIKGEVSRLEDKIESAESRAESAENDRRQAFVQIDRKEEKIEELEAEIRETKVEKASVKSELATKRSELADVEAEIEGADTEFDELKAELSERKEEIESLREEKNETQREKDRLLDEARRRSNAVSEAREKLEAARESLPEHKARISELKGELDKAEKNEATIEDAVADLFAEKAEQEEHLEEVEATLREKQNEYAKLEAAADQRGDASWPRAVTEVKSGGIDGVHGAVGELASVEARYAEACETAAGGRLANVVVDDDGVGSTCIDYLKRRNAGRATFLPITEMDDRSLPRKPSLPGVVDFARDLVDYDAEYESIFSYVLGSTLVVEDMATARELMGDYRMVTLDGDLVEKSGAMTGGSGGGSRYSFTKSGGGKLERLATEISDLEDERQSLQSEIDALDDDIEDARDRKADAAERVRSLEADVERAEDDLAEAEDRIEELEAELEELEAERESVDAEMTALDEELAETDAEIDELAGEISEIEAELADSKIPELSERADEIRAEIDDLEGRMSSLDGRVNELELEKGYAEDALDDLHDDVEEAQNAKADAEEAIADHEAAIEEREAELAAKKEAIADLEEELTALKEDREDLREEIREATQRRDEQRSLVSEAESDLSELTDRRDRLEWEIDELESQVGAYDADEIPDLDEVESRIEELETEMEALEPVNMLAIDEYDEVQEALAEIQQRRDVLVEERDAIEERIEGYEAAKKETFMETFDSINDHFEDIFARLSAGSGELVLENPEDPFEEGLTMKAQPADKPVQRLDAMSGGEKSLTALSFIFAVQRHNPAPFYALDEIDAFLDAVNAERVGEMIEELAEEAQFVVVGHRSALLERSDRAIGVTMQGDNLSAVTGMQFGDDADEEVSADD; encoded by the coding sequence ATGCACATTACTGAAGTCGTTCTGGACGGGTTCAAGAGCTTCGGGCGGACGACGAGGATCCCCTTCTACGAGGACTTCACCGTCGTCACCGGCCCGAACGGCTCCGGGAAGTCGAATATCATCGACGGCGTGCTGTTCGCGCTCGGGCTGGCCCGGACCCGCGGGATCCGCGCGAAGAAGCTCACCGACCTCATCTACAACCCCGGCCACGACGACGGCGAGGCCGCGGACGGCCCGAACGAGGCCTCGGTGACGGTCGTGCTCTCGAACGAGGACGGCACCCTCGACCGGTCGCAGGTCGTCTCCGCCGCGGGCACCGAGAACGTCGGTGACGTCTCGGAGATCACGATCAAACGCCGCGTGAAAGAGACCGAGGACAACTACTACTCGTACTACTACCTCAACGGTCGCTCGGTGAACCTCTCGGACGTTCAGGACCTGCTCGCGGCGGCGGGCGTCACGCCGGAGGGGTACAACGTGGTGATGCAAGGCGACGTCACCGAGATCATCAACATGACCCCCTACCAGCGGCGGGGGATAATCGACGAGATAGCGGGCGTCGCGGAGTTCGACGAGAAGAAGGAGGCCGCCTACGAGGAGCTAGACACCGTCGAAGACCGGATCGGCGAGGCGGACCTCCGGATCGGGGAGAAGGAGGACCGCCTCGATCAGCTCGCCGACGAGCGCGAGACCGCCCTCCAGTACCAGGACCTCCGCGAGGAGCTAGAGGAGTACCGCGGGTTCCGGAAGGCCTCGGAGCTAGAGGAGAAGCGCGAGTCGCTCGCGGCCGTCGAGGCGGACATCGACGAGGCGGAGGCGGACCTCGACGAGCTCCGGACCGAACTCGACGCCAGACAGGGGAAGCTCACCCGCTTGGAGGAGGATCTGGCGGATCTCAACCACGAGATAGAGACGAAAGGCGAAGAGGAACAGATCGAGATCCGCTCGGAGATAGAGGAGATCAAAGGCGAGGTCTCGCGGCTGGAGGACAAGATCGAGTCCGCGGAGTCGCGCGCCGAGTCGGCCGAGAACGACCGCCGACAGGCGTTCGTCCAGATCGATCGCAAGGAAGAGAAGATCGAGGAGCTGGAGGCGGAGATCCGCGAGACGAAAGTGGAGAAGGCGTCGGTGAAATCGGAGCTGGCGACGAAGCGCTCGGAGCTGGCGGACGTCGAGGCCGAAATCGAGGGCGCGGACACCGAGTTCGACGAGCTGAAGGCCGAGCTGTCGGAGAGGAAGGAGGAAATCGAGTCGCTCCGCGAGGAGAAAAACGAGACGCAACGCGAGAAGGACCGGCTGCTCGACGAGGCCCGCAGACGCTCGAACGCGGTGAGCGAGGCCCGCGAGAAGCTGGAGGCGGCCCGCGAGTCGCTCCCGGAGCACAAGGCGCGGATCTCCGAGCTGAAAGGCGAACTCGACAAAGCCGAGAAGAACGAGGCGACCATCGAGGACGCGGTCGCGGACCTGTTCGCGGAGAAGGCGGAGCAGGAGGAGCACCTCGAAGAGGTCGAGGCGACGCTCCGCGAGAAGCAGAACGAGTACGCCAAGCTGGAGGCGGCCGCCGACCAGCGCGGCGACGCCTCCTGGCCGCGGGCGGTCACCGAGGTGAAGAGCGGCGGCATCGACGGCGTCCACGGCGCGGTCGGAGAGCTGGCCTCGGTCGAGGCCCGGTACGCCGAGGCCTGCGAGACCGCCGCGGGCGGCCGGCTGGCGAACGTCGTCGTCGACGACGACGGCGTCGGTTCGACCTGTATCGACTACCTCAAGCGGCGCAACGCGGGGCGGGCGACGTTCCTCCCGATCACGGAGATGGACGACCGGAGCCTGCCGCGGAAGCCCTCCCTGCCGGGCGTCGTCGACTTCGCGCGGGACCTCGTCGACTACGACGCCGAGTACGAGTCGATCTTCTCGTACGTGCTCGGCTCGACGCTCGTCGTCGAGGACATGGCGACCGCCCGGGAGCTGATGGGCGACTACCGGATGGTCACCCTCGACGGCGACCTCGTCGAGAAGTCGGGCGCGATGACCGGCGGCTCCGGCGGCGGCTCCCGCTACTCGTTCACGAAGTCCGGCGGCGGGAAGCTCGAACGCCTCGCGACCGAGATATCCGACCTCGAGGACGAGCGGCAGTCGCTCCAGTCGGAGATCGACGCCCTCGACGACGACATCGAGGACGCCCGCGACCGCAAGGCCGACGCGGCCGAGCGCGTCCGGTCGCTGGAGGCGGACGTCGAGCGCGCCGAGGACGACCTCGCGGAGGCCGAGGATCGGATCGAGGAGTTGGAAGCCGAGCTGGAGGAGCTGGAGGCGGAACGCGAGTCGGTCGACGCGGAGATGACGGCGTTAGACGAGGAGTTGGCCGAGACCGACGCGGAGATCGACGAGCTCGCCGGCGAGATATCGGAGATCGAGGCCGAGCTGGCCGACTCGAAGATCCCCGAGCTCTCCGAGCGCGCCGACGAGATCCGCGCGGAGATAGACGATCTGGAGGGCCGGATGAGCTCGCTCGACGGCCGGGTCAACGAGCTGGAGCTGGAGAAGGGGTACGCCGAGGACGCGCTCGACGACCTCCACGACGACGTCGAGGAGGCCCAGAACGCGAAGGCGGACGCGGAGGAGGCGATCGCGGACCACGAGGCCGCAATCGAGGAGAGGGAGGCGGAGCTGGCGGCGAAGAAGGAGGCGATCGCGGACCTCGAAGAAGAGCTCACGGCGCTGAAGGAGGACCGCGAGGACCTCCGCGAGGAGATCCGCGAGGCGACCCAGCGGCGCGACGAGCAGCGGTCGCTCGTCTCCGAGGCCGAGTCCGACCTCTCGGAGCTCACCGACCGCCGCGACCGCTTGGAGTGGGAGATCGACGAGCTGGAGTCGCAGGTGGGCGCGTACGACGCCGACGAAATCCCCGACCTCGACGAGGTGGAGTCGCGGATCGAAGAGCTAGAGACCGAGATGGAGGCGCTCGAACCGGTGAACATGCTCGCCATCGACGAGTACGACGAGGTGCAGGAGGCGCTGGCGGAGATCCAACAGCGCCGCGACGTGCTCGTCGAGGAGCGCGACGCCATCGAGGAGCGCATCGAGGGGTACGAGGCGGCGAAGAAGGAGACGTTCATGGAGACGTTCGACTCGATCAACGACCACTTCGAGGACATCTTCGCACGGCTCTCGGCCGGGAGCGGCGAACTCGTCTTGGAGAACCCCGAGGACCCGTTCGAGGAGGGGCTGACGATGAAGGCGCAGCCCGCGGACAAGCCGGTCCAGCGGCTCGACGCGATGAGCGGCGGCGAGAAGTCGCTCACCGCCCTCTCCTTCATCTTCGCCGTCCAGCGGCACAACCCCGCGCCGTTCTACGCCTTAGACGAGATCGACGCGTTCCTCGACGCGGTCAACGCCGAGCGCGTCGGGGAGATGATAGAGGAGCTGGCCGAGGAGGCGCAGTTCGTCGTCGTCGGGCACCGCTCGGCGCTGCTGGAGCGCTCGGACCGCGCCATCGGCGTCACGATGCAGGGCGACAACCTCTCGGCGGTCACCGGCATGCAGTTCGGGGACGACGCCGACGAGGAGGTGAGCGCGGATGACTGA
- a CDS encoding FAD-dependent oxidoreductase, producing MSDTDLVIIGGGISGASLLYTVAKFTDVDDVTLIEKERDIAAINTHRTNNSQTLHFGDIETNYTLEKAEEVKEGAELLAGYLEGEDPDREMHSKRSKMVLGVGGEEVAKLEERYRENGFGDLFPKLREIGREAIAELEPKVVEGRDPDTELKALQTPDGYVVDYGAVAESFVDAAREEEGVAVHLGTTVTNVDERGDGFRVETDDGEFDAEAVVVAAGSHSLQFAKEMGYGEGMSLLPVAGSFFLADDLLNGKVYTLQMKKLPFAAVHGDADVHDDEITRFGPTAKLVPALERGHLSTVSDFVDVFGFNPDSVLSYVNILSDRILFPYVVRNLVYDLPVVGKRAFLPDVQKVVPSVDVDDIDRAKGYGGVRPQIVDTENKELDMGEAKITEDGILFNITPSPGASTALKNAMTDVKTVLGFFEEDYEFDEAAFRDATIENFPRLDDGEEADDKTAAPDADAGDEVAAEADD from the coding sequence ATGTCTGACACCGATCTCGTAATCATCGGCGGGGGGATAAGCGGGGCGTCGCTGCTGTACACGGTCGCGAAGTTCACCGACGTCGACGACGTCACGCTGATCGAGAAGGAGCGGGATATCGCCGCGATCAACACTCACCGGACGAACAACTCGCAGACCCTCCACTTCGGGGACATCGAGACGAACTACACCCTCGAAAAGGCCGAGGAGGTCAAGGAGGGCGCGGAGCTGCTCGCCGGCTACCTCGAAGGGGAGGACCCCGACCGCGAGATGCACAGCAAGCGGAGCAAGATGGTGCTGGGCGTCGGGGGCGAGGAGGTCGCCAAGCTGGAGGAGCGCTACCGCGAGAACGGGTTCGGCGACCTGTTCCCGAAGCTCCGGGAGATCGGCCGCGAGGCGATCGCGGAACTGGAGCCGAAGGTCGTCGAGGGGCGCGACCCCGACACCGAGCTCAAGGCGCTCCAGACGCCCGACGGCTACGTGGTCGACTACGGCGCGGTCGCGGAGTCGTTCGTCGACGCCGCCCGCGAGGAGGAGGGCGTCGCCGTCCACCTCGGGACGACCGTGACGAACGTGGACGAGCGGGGCGACGGCTTCCGCGTCGAGACGGACGACGGCGAGTTCGACGCCGAGGCGGTCGTCGTCGCGGCCGGCTCGCACAGCCTCCAGTTCGCCAAGGAGATGGGGTACGGCGAGGGGATGTCGCTTTTGCCGGTCGCGGGGAGCTTCTTCCTCGCTGACGACCTGCTGAACGGGAAGGTGTACACGTTACAGATGAAGAAGCTCCCGTTCGCGGCGGTCCACGGCGACGCCGACGTCCACGACGACGAGATCACCCGGTTCGGCCCGACCGCGAAGCTCGTGCCCGCGCTCGAACGCGGCCACCTCTCGACGGTGAGCGACTTCGTCGACGTGTTCGGCTTCAACCCCGACTCCGTGCTGAGCTACGTCAACATCCTCTCGGACAGGATCCTCTTCCCGTACGTCGTTCGCAACCTCGTGTACGACCTCCCGGTGGTCGGCAAGCGCGCGTTCCTGCCGGATGTCCAGAAGGTCGTCCCGAGCGTCGACGTCGACGACATCGACCGGGCGAAGGGGTACGGCGGCGTGCGCCCCCAGATCGTCGACACCGAGAACAAGGAGTTAGACATGGGCGAAGCGAAGATCACCGAGGACGGCATCCTCTTCAACATCACGCCCTCGCCGGGCGCGTCGACCGCGCTGAAGAACGCGATGACCGACGTCAAGACCGTCCTCGGCTTCTTCGAGGAGGACTACGAGTTCGACGAGGCCGCCTTCCGCGACGCGACCATCGAGAACTTCCCGCGACTCGACGACGGGGAGGAGGCCGACGACAAGACGGCGGCGCCCGACGCGGACGCGGGCGACGAGGTCGCGGCCGAGGCCGACGACTGA
- the mtnP gene encoding S-methyl-5'-thioadenosine phosphorylase — MGTIGFIGGSGIYEALPLNDVREVEFDTPYGEPSDAVTVGEFGDTGREVAFLPRHGSEHGVSPTDLPYRANMYALKQAGVTHIFASNAVGSLKEELEPGTLVVPDQIYDRTKGRDLSFYGDGVVVHQPFADPYSPELVDHLTEAAESAVGGEGDDGTNVVKGGTYVCIEGPQYSTRAESEFYKSQGWDLVGMTAIPEAKLAREAEIAYATIAGVTDYDVWKEDSEVTLEEVLENAEQNQKAIKAAVEEAVRSLPEDLECDAHTALEGTVNTPTEAIPEATKARVEPLLGDYL, encoded by the coding sequence ATGGGAACCATCGGATTCATCGGCGGCAGCGGCATCTACGAGGCGCTCCCCCTGAACGACGTGCGGGAGGTCGAGTTCGACACCCCGTACGGGGAGCCGAGCGACGCGGTGACGGTCGGGGAGTTCGGTGACACCGGTCGCGAGGTGGCGTTCCTGCCGCGCCACGGCTCGGAACACGGCGTCTCTCCGACCGACCTCCCGTACCGCGCGAACATGTACGCGCTGAAGCAGGCCGGCGTCACGCACATCTTCGCGTCGAACGCGGTGGGGAGCCTGAAGGAGGAACTGGAGCCGGGGACGCTGGTCGTCCCCGACCAGATCTACGACCGGACGAAGGGCCGCGACCTCTCCTTCTACGGCGACGGCGTCGTCGTCCACCAGCCGTTCGCGGACCCGTACAGCCCCGAACTCGTCGACCACCTCACCGAGGCCGCGGAGTCGGCCGTCGGCGGCGAGGGCGACGACGGCACGAACGTCGTCAAGGGCGGCACCTACGTCTGTATCGAGGGGCCGCAGTACTCGACGCGCGCGGAGTCGGAGTTCTACAAGAGTCAGGGCTGGGACCTCGTCGGCATGACCGCGATCCCGGAGGCGAAACTGGCCCGGGAGGCCGAGATCGCGTACGCGACGATCGCCGGCGTCACCGACTACGACGTCTGGAAGGAAGACAGCGAGGTGACGCTCGAAGAGGTGCTCGAAAACGCCGAGCAGAACCAGAAAGCGATCAAGGCCGCCGTCGAGGAGGCCGTGCGATCGCTTCCCGAGGATCTGGAGTGCGACGCGCACACCGCGCTCGAAGGCACCGTCAACACGCCGACCGAGGCGATCCCCGAGGCGACGAAAGCGCGCGTCGAGCCGCTGCTGGGCGACTACTTATAA